The Lentzea guizhouensis genome contains a region encoding:
- a CDS encoding GNAT family N-acetyltransferase: protein MRLLGAPAEPTPKAKPKPRVAVRDYEPADEVSWLRCRVLGLLDTSYYDDVWPVRRRADLELVVRSDNVVIGAIDVSVPGSSATVDLVVVHPDCRGRGIATALLDEALRRLERCGVTEVEAWTRSDPSALKWYARNGFVETSRYLHVHASAEEVGTAVSARHGLVPAGAFLHARIEREAELRQRFERVYVCRRMVRAMP from the coding sequence GTGAGGTTGCTGGGGGCGCCTGCCGAGCCCACGCCCAAGGCCAAGCCGAAGCCGCGTGTGGCGGTCCGGGACTACGAACCGGCCGACGAGGTGTCGTGGTTGCGCTGCCGCGTGCTCGGCCTGCTGGACACGAGCTACTACGACGACGTGTGGCCGGTCCGCAGACGCGCGGACCTGGAGCTCGTCGTCCGCTCCGACAACGTCGTCATCGGGGCCATCGACGTCTCGGTGCCGGGTTCGTCGGCCACCGTCGACCTGGTCGTGGTGCATCCGGACTGCCGGGGCCGCGGCATCGCCACGGCGTTGCTCGACGAGGCACTGCGCCGCCTTGAACGCTGCGGTGTGACCGAGGTCGAGGCCTGGACGCGGTCTGACCCGTCGGCTCTGAAGTGGTACGCGCGCAACGGTTTTGTCGAGACCTCGCGCTACCTCCACGTGCACGCGTCGGCGGAGGAGGTCGGGACCGCGGTCTCCGCGCGGCACGGCCTGGTGCCTGCCGGCGCGTTCCTGCACGCCCGCATCGAACGCGAAGCCGAGCTGCGCCAACGGTTCGAGCGCGTCTACGTGTGCCGCCGGATGGTCCGGGCTATGCCGTGA
- a CDS encoding PadR family transcriptional regulator: protein MSVKHGLLALLKRGPMYGYQLRTAFDSATGATWPLNIGQVYTTLSRLERDDLVAALPERDGQRPYEITAPGRDELRRWFSTPVHRSDRPRDEVAIKVALAITTPGVDAAGVITTQRTSTTRTLQEYTRLKTEPGELPWLLVLDGMIFQAEAELRWLDHCEASLTHYRPQTAATTEPTEVEVPRWTSSNVHPATTRRA, encoded by the coding sequence ATGTCGGTCAAACACGGTCTGTTGGCGTTGCTCAAGCGCGGCCCCATGTACGGCTACCAGCTGCGAACGGCGTTCGACTCCGCCACCGGCGCCACGTGGCCCCTCAACATCGGGCAGGTCTACACGACGCTGTCCCGCCTCGAACGCGACGACCTGGTCGCCGCACTGCCCGAGCGCGACGGCCAGCGCCCCTACGAGATCACCGCACCGGGCCGCGACGAGCTGCGGAGGTGGTTCAGCACACCGGTCCACCGCTCCGACCGGCCGCGCGACGAGGTGGCGATCAAGGTGGCCCTGGCCATCACCACGCCCGGTGTCGACGCCGCCGGGGTCATCACGACCCAGCGAACGTCCACCACGCGCACGCTGCAGGAGTACACGCGGCTCAAGACCGAGCCCGGCGAGCTGCCGTGGCTGCTGGTGCTCGACGGGATGATCTTCCAGGCGGAGGCGGAGCTGCGCTGGCTCGACCACTGCGAGGCGAGCCTGACCCACTACCGCCCACAGACGGCGGCCACCACCGAGCCGACGGAGGTCGAGGTGCCGAGATGGACGTCCTCGAACGTGCACCCGGCCACGACACGCCGCGCATAG